The Gordonia terrae genome contains the following window.
TCAGGAAGGCCAGACCGAACAAGCCGACGGTGCCCCAGAGTCCACCTCCCGGACGCCATTCGATGATCAGACAGGCGACGGCAGCACAGGTGAGCGAGATCACCAGCAGCACACCGTTGGTCGCGGTCCGCGCCAGCATCGGGATCACCGGCGACATCGGCATCACCCGAAAGCGGGTGTTGATCCCCTGTACGCCGTCGAAGGCCGCGCGCATCGCCGCCGAGGACGCGGCGAAGTTCACCGACTGCAGCACGATGATCGGCATCAGGAACTGGCCGTAGTTGATGCCGGGTGCGACCTCGACGATGCTGCGCAACGGGAGATAGAAGCAGACCGCGAGGAAGGCCGGCGAGATGAAGGCGAAGATGACCTCGCCGCCGCGGAACACCTTCGAGATCCCGCGCCCGGACAGCGCCCACCACTGCTGTAGGGGTCGCACCCGCGGCTCGATCAGCGCGGTCGTCGCCGATCCCGACGTCGACCCCGATCGCAGTACGTCAGAAGTCGTCATGTCAGGTGGAACTCCGGTCCCGCCGTGGATCGGTCAACGCCAGGAACACCTCGTCCAGCGAAGGCCGACGCATCGCGACGTCGGAGAGCGGGATACCCGCGGATGCCGTGCGGCGGATGACCTCGACGAGGGTCTCCGGACCATCGGGCGCCGGCACCGCGACGAAGTGGTCGTCGGCGTTCTGCACGTGGTCGCCGATGAGGTCGGCCAGGGTCTCGCGAAGTCGGGCGCGGTCGGCGGGATCGGTGGGCGTGACCTCGCAGTAGGCCGCACCGGTCGACGCCTTGAGTTCGTCGGAGGTTCCCTCGGCGATGACCCGGCCCTTGTCGATCACGACGATGTTGTCGGACAGGACGTCGGCCTCTTCGAGGTACTGGGTGGTCAGCAGGATGGTGACACCGGAATCGCGGAGTTTCTCGACCAGCGACCACACCTCCAGCCTGCTGCGCGGATCCAGTCCCGTGGTCGGCTCGTCGAGGAACACGATCCTGGGCGCGGTGACCAGCCCGCAGGCGATGTCGATCCGGCGGCGCATACCGCCCGAGTACTCGCGGACGCGTTTGCCGCCGACATCGGTGAGCGAGAACGCATCGAGCAGTTCGTCGGCGCGCGTCCGAGCGGCCGTCTTGTCGAGGCCGAGGAGCCTGCCGAACAAGACCAGGTTCTCGCGGCCGGTCAGCGCCTCGTCGAGTGCGGCGAACTGGCCGGTGAGCATGATCGACTTCCGGACCGACGCCGCGTCGTGCGCGACGTCGTGGCCGTTGACGGTGGCGCTCCCGCCGTCGGGTTTGAGCAGGGTGCAGAGCATGTTCACCGTCGTGGTCTTGCCGGCGCCGTTGGGACCGAGCAACGCGACGATGCTGCCCGCGGGGACGGTGAAACTCACGTCCTCTACCGCGACCATGTCCTTGAACTTCTTGTGCAGGTTCCTTGCCTCGATGGCGACGGCTGCGGAGTCACCACGCGCCGGTTCCCGCACGGGTTCCGGAACCGGGATCGCGACCGTCTGCGACTCTGACCCCTCGATCGGGGTGGTCTGCCACTGCGGAACCACCTGTCCCGGTGCGCCGTTCGGTGAGGGCTGGATGAGTTGTCCGTTTCGTTCGACGGGCGGGCGCGGCGCGGACGGGGCCGAGTATGCGCGCGCGGCCGCCGACGGACCCTGCGGTGAGTCGGCGGCTGTCCCGTCCGCGGGCGCGACCGTCACATGGCCGTTGGGCGAGGACTCGCCCGACTCGACATCGTCGTCGACGGTGGCGGCGGAGGGGTTAGAGCGCTCGGCGCGCCAGCGTCGCAGTTGTTCCTCGACCGGGTCCGGCAGCACGAACGGATCTTCGGGCAGCGGCTCGAGAGGCGCATCCTGCCGTTGGTGACGCGGCGCGTAGGAGGCGACGGACGGTCGCTGACCACTGGCCTCGGACATGTCTTCCTCTACGCGTCGACAACAGGGCGGCACATGGACAGCCGGAGCGTCGCACGTCGTCGGCCATCAATGGGACGGCGACAAGGATCTGACGCTAGGCATCCACGACAACAAACTTACGCACGAATCAGAGTTCCCGACGAATTTGACTCGGTCTGTCCTCCACGAATATGTCGCGCGCTCGGGGTCGGATGGTTACGCCCGGTCCGGGACAGTCGGATGACGTGGCCTTTCGCGGCCTCCGCCGTGTCCGATGCACACCTGGGGTGTATCGAGCGACCGACG
Protein-coding sequences here:
- a CDS encoding ATP-binding cassette domain-containing protein — its product is MSEASGQRPSVASYAPRHQRQDAPLEPLPEDPFVLPDPVEEQLRRWRAERSNPSAATVDDDVESGESSPNGHVTVAPADGTAADSPQGPSAAARAYSAPSAPRPPVERNGQLIQPSPNGAPGQVVPQWQTTPIEGSESQTVAIPVPEPVREPARGDSAAVAIEARNLHKKFKDMVAVEDVSFTVPAGSIVALLGPNGAGKTTTVNMLCTLLKPDGGSATVNGHDVAHDAASVRKSIMLTGQFAALDEALTGRENLVLFGRLLGLDKTAARTRADELLDAFSLTDVGGKRVREYSGGMRRRIDIACGLVTAPRIVFLDEPTTGLDPRSRLEVWSLVEKLRDSGVTILLTTQYLEEADVLSDNIVVIDKGRVIAEGTSDELKASTGAAYCEVTPTDPADRARLRETLADLIGDHVQNADDHFVAVPAPDGPETLVEVIRRTASAGIPLSDVAMRRPSLDEVFLALTDPRRDRSST
- a CDS encoding ABC transporter permease, whose product is MTTSDVLRSGSTSGSATTALIEPRVRPLQQWWALSGRGISKVFRGGEVIFAFISPAFLAVCFYLPLRSIVEVAPGINYGQFLMPIIVLQSVNFAASSAAMRAAFDGVQGINTRFRVMPMSPVIPMLARTATNGVLLVISLTCAAVACLIIEWRPGGGLWGTVGLFGLAFLIGALFSWAADGLGLVAGSPEATSQALALPTLILGMMSTGFVPLEQFPEWIQPFVRNQPISQFADSMRALDAGTATWHQLQPSLWWCAGLAATALLLLAVSTRRTR